The following proteins are encoded in a genomic region of Streptomyces sp. NBC_01723:
- a CDS encoding PP2C family protein-serine/threonine phosphatase, whose translation MPASARTSAAEAWQWREPSVLLIEDDPGDALLVEELVADSALKMRLRWARSMAEAREVLLVEAPDCVLLDLHLPDAHGLEAVSMVHALADQVAVVVLTGLAEDETGLAALMAGAQDYLVKGRVEPELFGRAVRYAIQRKEAEQAAVALQASQMHARENARLERGLLPRPLLHGTGVDVVARYRPGRAQALLGGDFYDIVQSPDGTVHAVVGDVSGHGPDEAALGVALRIAWRTLVLSGVTGPEQIGRLEEILVAERARTEVFATLTSLILPPGAPCARMVRAGHPGLLLRTDGDVRWVEVAGGPALGVVPGLAHWPVQELPLPPGAALVLFTDGLFEGYVGRGRERLGEEGLLRLAKEAARLAPEPFVDGLIDRAEDLAEEQGGLADDVAVLHLRWNARQENENKGGDEGSG comes from the coding sequence ATGCCCGCGTCCGCGAGGACCTCCGCCGCGGAGGCCTGGCAGTGGCGGGAACCGTCGGTGCTTCTGATCGAAGACGACCCGGGCGACGCCCTGCTGGTCGAGGAACTCGTCGCCGACAGCGCGTTGAAGATGCGCCTGCGCTGGGCCCGGTCCATGGCCGAGGCCCGTGAGGTGCTGCTCGTGGAGGCGCCGGACTGCGTGCTCCTCGACCTCCACCTGCCGGACGCCCACGGGCTCGAGGCCGTGTCGATGGTCCACGCCCTGGCCGACCAGGTCGCCGTCGTGGTGCTCACCGGCCTGGCCGAGGACGAGACCGGCCTCGCCGCCCTCATGGCGGGCGCGCAGGACTACCTGGTGAAGGGCCGCGTAGAGCCGGAACTGTTCGGCAGGGCCGTGCGGTACGCGATCCAGCGCAAGGAGGCCGAGCAGGCCGCGGTGGCGCTGCAGGCCAGCCAGATGCACGCCCGGGAGAACGCACGGCTGGAGAGGGGCCTGCTGCCCCGCCCGCTGCTGCACGGCACCGGCGTGGACGTCGTGGCCCGCTACCGCCCCGGCCGCGCCCAGGCGCTGCTCGGCGGCGACTTCTACGACATCGTCCAGAGCCCCGACGGAACCGTGCACGCCGTCGTCGGTGACGTCTCCGGGCACGGCCCCGACGAGGCCGCCCTGGGCGTCGCGCTGCGCATAGCCTGGCGCACCCTGGTGCTCAGCGGTGTCACCGGCCCCGAGCAGATCGGCCGCCTGGAGGAGATCCTCGTGGCCGAACGTGCCCGCACCGAAGTGTTCGCCACGCTGACCAGCCTCATCCTTCCGCCGGGCGCACCCTGCGCGCGGATGGTGCGTGCCGGGCACCCGGGCCTGCTGCTGCGCACCGACGGCGACGTGCGGTGGGTCGAGGTCGCCGGGGGACCGGCCCTGGGCGTGGTGCCGGGCCTGGCCCACTGGCCCGTGCAGGAACTGCCCCTCCCGCCGGGAGCGGCACTGGTGCTCTTCACCGACGGACTCTTCGAGGGGTACGTCGGCCGGGGCAGGGAGCGGCTCGGTGAGGAAGGGCTGCTCCGGCTCGCGAAGGAGGCGGCCCGGCTGGCCCCGGAGCCGTTCGTCGACGGTCTGATCGACCGGGCCGAGGACCTCGCCGAGGAGCAGGGCGGCCTCGCCGACGACGTGGCCGTGCTGCACCTGCGCTGGAACGCGCGGCAGGAGAACGAGAACAAGGGTGGAGACGAAGGCAGTGGCTGA
- a CDS encoding sensor histidine kinase, whose amino-acid sequence MVLIVVAGAVVGAQVQGRTTDLTDQLTDRVQPARTEAYRLQAALVNQETGVRGYAIAADRQFLTPYEQGRKDEARAAARLRTLIGDQPVLLADLQKVQRQAAEWRRVYATPLVDGVTPGEPRTVDQTSAGRGKKVFDAMRVGWNQQNRDLADAVEDGKADLADARTLRNLTFGVMVAAFLLAGVALAIVVRLLVARPLRKLREASRKVAGGEFEHSIPAEGPADLTAVARDVEDMRQRIVAELDASQRQQGVLSRQAADLDEQAVELRRSNAELEQFAYVASHDLQEPLRKVASFCQLLEKRYGDKLDDRGLQYIDFAVDGAKRMQVLINDLLTFSRVGRLHDAAVECGLDESLSKALINLDTVMTETGAQVERPEELPRVVGDPTLLVMLWQNLLGNAVKFRDPDRAPRIRITCDEDPDTPGVRRFCVTDNGIGIPEEFAEKVFVIFQRLHSRDAYGGTGIGLALCKKIVEHHGGRIWIDTAHTGGTRFCFTLPTVGNDTGDIDSRTEEKALA is encoded by the coding sequence ATGGTCCTCATCGTGGTGGCGGGCGCCGTGGTCGGCGCCCAGGTGCAGGGGCGCACCACGGACCTCACCGACCAGCTCACCGACCGCGTCCAGCCCGCCCGCACCGAGGCATACCGGCTGCAAGCGGCCCTGGTCAATCAGGAGACGGGCGTACGCGGCTACGCCATCGCGGCCGACCGGCAGTTCCTCACCCCCTACGAGCAGGGCAGGAAGGACGAGGCCCGGGCCGCGGCCCGGCTGCGCACGCTCATCGGGGACCAGCCCGTGCTCCTGGCGGACCTGCAGAAGGTCCAGCGGCAGGCGGCCGAGTGGCGACGCGTCTACGCCACCCCCCTCGTGGACGGCGTCACGCCCGGTGAACCCAGGACCGTCGACCAGACGAGCGCCGGGCGGGGCAAGAAGGTCTTCGACGCGATGCGCGTCGGCTGGAACCAGCAGAACCGCGACCTCGCCGACGCCGTCGAGGACGGCAAGGCCGACCTGGCCGACGCCCGCACGCTGCGCAACCTGACCTTCGGCGTCATGGTGGCGGCCTTCCTGCTGGCCGGTGTGGCGCTGGCGATCGTGGTGCGCCTGCTGGTGGCGCGCCCCCTCCGGAAGCTGCGCGAGGCCTCACGGAAGGTGGCGGGCGGTGAGTTCGAGCACTCCATCCCCGCCGAAGGCCCGGCCGACCTCACGGCCGTGGCACGGGACGTCGAGGACATGCGGCAGCGGATCGTGGCCGAACTCGACGCGTCCCAACGGCAGCAGGGCGTCCTGAGCCGCCAGGCCGCCGACCTGGACGAACAGGCCGTCGAACTCCGCCGCTCGAACGCCGAGCTGGAGCAGTTCGCCTACGTCGCCTCCCACGACCTCCAGGAGCCCCTGCGCAAGGTCGCCTCCTTCTGCCAGCTCCTGGAGAAGCGGTACGGCGACAAACTCGACGACCGGGGCCTGCAGTACATCGACTTCGCCGTCGACGGCGCCAAGCGCATGCAGGTCCTGATCAACGACCTGCTCACCTTCTCCCGGGTGGGCCGGCTCCACGACGCCGCTGTGGAGTGCGGTCTCGACGAGTCCCTGTCCAAGGCCCTGATCAACCTCGACACGGTCATGACCGAGACCGGTGCGCAGGTCGAACGCCCCGAGGAACTGCCCCGGGTCGTCGGCGATCCGACCCTGCTGGTCATGCTCTGGCAGAACCTGCTCGGCAACGCAGTCAAGTTCCGCGACCCCGACCGCGCCCCACGGATCCGGATCACCTGCGACGAGGACCCCGACACCCCCGGGGTCCGGCGGTTCTGCGTCACCGACAACGGGATCGGCATCCCGGAGGAGTTCGCCGAGAAGGTGTTCGTCATCTTCCAGCGGCTGCACAGCCGCGACGCGTACGGTGGCACGGGCATCGGCCTGGCGCTGTGCAAGAAGATCGTCGAACACCACGGCGGGCGCATCTGGATCGACACCGCCCACACGGGCGGTACCCGCTTCTGCTTCACCCTGCCGACCGTCGGGAACGACACCGGCGACATCGACTCCCGCACCGAGGAAAAGGCCCTGGCATGA
- a CDS encoding response regulator, whose protein sequence is MTTPATPIDVLLVEDDPGDELMTREAFEDNKIGNTLHVVRDGEEALDFLYRRAGHAEAPRPDLILLDLNLPKYDGRQVLEQIKSDPELSDIPVVVLTTSAAEEDILRSYKLHANAYVTKPVDLDQFIAAVRQIDDFFVQVVRLPRRGL, encoded by the coding sequence ATGACGACACCCGCCACCCCCATCGACGTCCTCCTCGTCGAGGACGACCCGGGCGACGAGCTGATGACGCGCGAGGCGTTCGAGGACAACAAGATCGGCAACACCCTGCACGTGGTCCGGGACGGCGAGGAAGCGCTCGACTTCCTCTACCGTCGCGCCGGCCACGCCGAGGCCCCTCGCCCGGACCTGATCCTGCTCGACCTCAACCTGCCCAAGTACGACGGCCGGCAGGTCCTGGAGCAGATCAAGTCCGATCCCGAGCTGAGCGACATCCCGGTCGTCGTCCTGACCACCTCGGCGGCCGAGGAGGACATCCTGCGCAGCTACAAGCTGCACGCCAACGCCTACGTCACCAAGCCGGTCGACCTGGACCAGTTCATCGCCGCGGTCCGCCAGATCGACGACTTCTTCGTCCAGGTGGTACGCCTGCCCCGACGCGGCCTCTGA
- a CDS encoding PfkB family carbohydrate kinase: MTGRLVLAGNVIADLVIEVPALPERGGDVIGTHGGTTVGGGFNTLVAARRLGTEAVFAGLHGTGPYGDLVREALAAEDIGTLLPARTEADTGFTVALIDSGGERTFVTSFGVEATLRPSDIETVAGRLRPGDLVQLSGYGLVLPANGPLLSAFASGLPAGITLCLDPAPLVADIPEAVLAPVLARTDWLSLNARESRLLSGHEDPGAAVASLRERLAPTAGVLVRADKDGCRLALPGQAPIHVPGFPVEAVDSNGAGDAHVGSFLALLAQGHDPLTAARGANAAAAFAVGRRGPATAPDRAELTAFLGADPLAKALFGAEGP, from the coding sequence ATGACCGGCCGTCTCGTCCTCGCCGGGAATGTGATCGCCGACCTCGTGATCGAGGTGCCCGCGCTGCCGGAACGCGGCGGGGACGTCATCGGCACGCACGGCGGGACGACCGTCGGCGGTGGATTCAACACCCTGGTCGCGGCCCGTCGGCTCGGCACGGAGGCGGTCTTCGCCGGGCTGCACGGCACCGGTCCGTACGGCGATCTCGTACGCGAGGCGCTCGCCGCCGAGGACATCGGCACCCTGCTTCCCGCCCGTACGGAGGCCGACACCGGCTTCACCGTCGCCTTGATCGACAGCGGCGGCGAACGCACCTTCGTCACCAGCTTCGGTGTCGAGGCCACGCTGCGGCCCTCGGACATCGAGACGGTCGCGGGGCGACTGCGCCCCGGGGACCTGGTGCAGCTCTCCGGCTACGGTCTGGTGCTGCCGGCCAACGGCCCCCTGCTGTCCGCCTTCGCGTCCGGGCTCCCGGCGGGCATCACGCTCTGCCTCGACCCGGCGCCCCTGGTGGCCGACATTCCCGAGGCCGTCCTCGCGCCCGTCCTCGCCCGCACGGACTGGCTCAGCCTCAACGCGCGAGAGTCCCGCCTGCTCTCCGGACATGAGGATCCGGGGGCCGCGGTGGCATCCCTGCGGGAACGCCTGGCCCCGACGGCGGGCGTGCTCGTGCGGGCCGACAAGGACGGCTGCCGGCTGGCGCTGCCGGGCCAGGCGCCGATCCACGTGCCGGGATTCCCCGTCGAGGCGGTCGACAGCAACGGGGCGGGAGACGCCCACGTCGGTTCGTTCCTGGCCCTGCTCGCACAGGGCCACGACCCGCTGACAGCCGCACGCGGCGCCAACGCGGCGGCGGCCTTCGCGGTGGGCCGCCGGGGCCCGGCCACCGCACCCGACCGCGCCGAACTGACGGCGTTCCTGGGCGCGGACCCGCTCGCGAAGGCCCTGTTCGGCGCGGAGGGTCCGTAA
- a CDS encoding purine-cytosine permease family protein, which translates to MTASKTNDRVGAIETRGIEPVPDHERHGQAGQMFWTWFAANISILGLPLGATLVAFRGLNIWQAALVAAVGSFGSFALVGALSLAGKKGGAPALTLSRAVFGQRGNAGPTLITWLSRVGWETITTTTAAYALLAMVHTAFGVGRNTVLTLVCLLVFISCTLLISGLGHATIMWINKWATVVFGALNLVVMGFLVATVDWSEVLGTPAGPASGVIAGIGFIAAGTGIGWANAGADYARYLPRSVPGRRLIGASAFGAGIPLVLLISLGSLLSAGDPTLATSSDPVAAINAMLPSWMAIPYLVAAFGGLLMSNHLSTYSAGLTMITLGLRVPRAAAVALDVVLMFAGGIYFMLIADDFYGPFSTFLTLLAVPISAWIGVIAVDSLRGRAYDPEALMDTTSTSRYWYSGGFRLPAVLGWVAAIVAGLLFTEAATSEADVWFAGPLSDTWLGQNGLGWAIAMAVGAAVYALFDRGTRSAAGSGNPTVPSALQEAGR; encoded by the coding sequence ATGACCGCTTCGAAGACGAACGATCGCGTCGGCGCCATTGAGACCCGTGGGATCGAGCCGGTCCCCGACCACGAGCGGCACGGCCAGGCCGGTCAGATGTTCTGGACCTGGTTCGCGGCCAACATCAGCATTCTCGGGCTCCCTCTCGGCGCGACTCTCGTCGCCTTCCGCGGCCTGAACATCTGGCAGGCGGCCCTCGTCGCCGCTGTCGGTTCCTTCGGCTCCTTCGCACTGGTGGGAGCCCTGAGTCTGGCCGGCAAGAAGGGCGGGGCGCCCGCGCTCACCCTCTCCCGCGCGGTCTTCGGACAGCGGGGCAACGCCGGTCCGACCCTCATCACGTGGCTCAGCCGGGTCGGCTGGGAGACCATCACCACCACGACCGCGGCGTACGCGCTGCTGGCCATGGTGCACACCGCCTTCGGGGTGGGCCGGAACACCGTGCTGACGCTGGTCTGCCTGCTGGTCTTCATCAGCTGCACGCTGCTGATCAGCGGCCTCGGCCATGCCACCATCATGTGGATCAACAAGTGGGCCACGGTCGTCTTCGGCGCGCTCAACCTGGTCGTGATGGGCTTCCTGGTCGCCACCGTCGACTGGTCCGAGGTCCTCGGCACCCCGGCGGGTCCGGCCAGCGGTGTCATCGCGGGGATCGGCTTCATCGCCGCGGGTACCGGCATCGGCTGGGCCAACGCCGGTGCCGACTACGCCCGTTACCTCCCCCGGTCCGTCCCCGGCCGGCGGCTCATCGGGGCCTCGGCCTTCGGCGCGGGCATCCCCCTGGTCCTGCTGATCTCCCTTGGTTCACTGCTCTCGGCGGGCGATCCCACGCTCGCCACCTCCTCCGACCCGGTGGCGGCGATCAACGCGATGCTGCCCTCCTGGATGGCGATCCCCTATCTCGTCGCGGCCTTCGGCGGGCTGCTGATGTCGAACCACCTCTCCACCTACTCCGCCGGGCTGACGATGATCACCCTGGGGCTCCGGGTACCGCGGGCCGCCGCCGTCGCCCTCGACGTGGTGCTGATGTTCGCCGGCGGCATCTACTTCATGCTGATCGCCGACGACTTCTACGGGCCCTTCTCGACGTTCCTGACCCTGCTCGCCGTTCCCATCTCGGCCTGGATCGGAGTGATCGCGGTCGACTCGCTGCGCGGGCGCGCCTACGATCCGGAGGCGCTGATGGACACCACGTCGACCAGCCGTTACTGGTACTCGGGCGGCTTCCGGCTGCCCGCCGTCCTGGGCTGGGTCGCCGCCATCGTGGCCGGCCTGCTCTTCACCGAGGCCGCGACCAGTGAGGCGGACGTCTGGTTCGCGGGTCCGCTCTCCGACACCTGGCTGGGCCAGAACGGGCTCGGCTGGGCGATCGCCATGGCGGTCGGCGCCGCCGTGTACGCGCTGTTCGACCGCGGTACCCGCTCCGCCGCGGGCAGCGGGAACCCGACCGTGCCCTCCGCTCTCCAGGAGGCCGGACGATGA
- a CDS encoding ADP-ribosylglycohydrolase family protein produces the protein MTDRLDRALGAYYGLALGDALGMPTQVMSREDVVRVYGRLTGFRPALPDNPVSAGMPAGSVTDDTDQAVIVGRLIAEGRGRIDPLRLAHDLLDWEKEMKAKGSFDLLGPSTKAALDAVAGGVPAREAGRNGTTNGAAMRVTPVGIAFDVQPLDVFLDHVVESCQVTHDTGLGIAGAAAVAAAVSTGVGGGSLDDAVAAAVAAARAGARRGHWVAGADIAARITWARDLVRDLPEAEALDRIVALVGTSVASQESVPAAFAVLAVADGDPWRAALLAANLGGDSDTIGAIAGAVAGSVAGLSGLPAEAVDTLRSVNSLELEPLTTRLLALR, from the coding sequence GTGACCGACCGACTCGACCGCGCCCTCGGCGCCTACTACGGGCTCGCCCTCGGCGACGCTCTCGGCATGCCCACACAGGTGATGTCCCGGGAGGACGTCGTCCGGGTCTACGGCAGGCTCACCGGCTTCCGGCCCGCGCTCCCCGACAACCCGGTCAGCGCCGGCATGCCGGCGGGCTCCGTCACCGACGACACCGACCAGGCCGTCATCGTCGGCCGTCTCATCGCCGAGGGACGCGGCCGGATCGATCCCCTGCGCCTGGCCCACGACCTGCTCGACTGGGAGAAGGAGATGAAGGCCAAGGGCTCCTTCGACCTCCTCGGCCCCTCCACCAAGGCCGCCCTGGACGCGGTGGCCGGCGGTGTTCCGGCGCGGGAGGCGGGCAGGAACGGCACGACGAACGGCGCGGCCATGCGGGTCACGCCGGTCGGCATCGCCTTCGACGTCCAGCCGCTGGACGTCTTCCTGGACCATGTCGTGGAGTCCTGCCAGGTCACCCATGACACGGGGCTCGGCATCGCGGGCGCGGCCGCCGTCGCCGCCGCCGTCAGCACGGGTGTCGGCGGCGGCTCGCTGGACGACGCCGTTGCCGCCGCGGTGGCCGCGGCCCGGGCCGGTGCGCGGCGCGGCCACTGGGTCGCCGGGGCCGACATCGCCGCCCGGATCACCTGGGCACGGGATCTCGTACGGGATCTCCCGGAGGCCGAGGCGCTGGACCGGATCGTCGCGCTCGTCGGCACCAGCGTCGCGAGCCAGGAGTCGGTGCCCGCCGCGTTCGCGGTCCTGGCGGTGGCCGACGGAGATCCCTGGCGGGCCGCCCTGCTCGCCGCCAACCTCGGCGGTGACAGTGACACCATCGGCGCGATCGCCGGTGCCGTCGCCGGGTCCGTCGCCGGGCTCTCCGGGCTGCCCGCCGAGGCCGTGGACACGCTGCGGTCCGTCAACTCCCTGGAACTCGAACCCCTGACCACACGGCTGCTCGCACTCCGCTGA
- a CDS encoding GntR family transcriptional regulator, with translation MPGQVHKHHRIVRVLSDEIRAGVHSDGSRLPGEHALTQRFGVSRTTLRQALQALGEEGLIATHAGIGSFVTFEGTPIDNRLGWTKALAEQGTELTSETLRFEEVDDHELAAELGTDSGTFIALDRVRRLADGRGVSLERSRVPATGDLAGLPERGLVDGSLSRALIAAGRVTVSGEGVVSVRGLDAPDAALLHRSPGESFLRLTQVYRAGDGSVVEQVTSLLDPAKFELHVRSGQGGRP, from the coding sequence ATGCCTGGACAGGTACACAAACACCATCGCATCGTCCGCGTCCTCTCCGACGAGATCAGGGCCGGAGTCCACTCCGACGGCAGCAGGCTCCCCGGGGAGCACGCGCTCACCCAGCGTTTCGGGGTCAGTCGCACCACTCTGCGGCAGGCGCTGCAAGCCCTCGGGGAGGAAGGGCTCATCGCCACCCATGCCGGGATCGGCTCCTTCGTCACCTTCGAGGGGACGCCGATCGACAACCGGCTCGGCTGGACCAAGGCCCTCGCCGAGCAGGGCACGGAACTCACCTCGGAGACCCTGCGTTTCGAGGAGGTCGACGACCACGAGTTGGCCGCCGAACTCGGAACGGATTCCGGTACGTTCATCGCGCTGGACCGGGTGAGACGACTCGCCGACGGACGGGGCGTGTCGCTGGAGCGCAGCAGGGTCCCGGCCACGGGAGACCTGGCCGGGCTGCCCGAACGCGGCCTCGTCGACGGCTCACTGAGCCGGGCGCTGATCGCCGCGGGCCGGGTCACCGTCTCCGGCGAGGGTGTGGTGTCGGTGCGCGGGCTCGACGCGCCGGACGCCGCTCTGCTGCACCGCTCGCCCGGCGAGTCCTTCCTGCGGCTCACCCAGGTGTACCGAGCGGGCGACGGCTCGGTCGTCGAGCAGGTCACCAGCCTGCTGGATCCCGCCAAATTCGAACTGCACGTGCGCTCGGGCCAGGGAGGCCGACCGTGA
- a CDS encoding FecCD family ABC transporter permease — protein sequence MLACGALTALLLASVVVAIGLGPAVITPGETARHLWAALSGGGIGQDEVTTYQIIWQIRTPRVLLAALVGAGLSAVGVAIQAMVRNALADPFVLGVSSGASVGAVAVTVTGGLAALGIYAVSAGAFVGALAASLLVYAASASRGALSPLRLVLTGVAMSLGFQAVMSLIVYFAPDSEATSMVLYWTMGSFGAATWGSLPVVAVVVTTGLLVLHRYGRVMDVLALGDETAASLGVGPDRHRKGLLVLVSLVTGVMVAVSGAIAFIGLVMPHVVRMLVGATHARVLAVAPLAGAIFMVWVDLAARTVVAPRELPLGVITALVGVPVFIALMRRKGYTFGGR from the coding sequence CTGCTGGCCTGCGGCGCGTTGACCGCCCTCCTGCTCGCTTCGGTCGTCGTGGCCATCGGCCTGGGACCCGCGGTCATCACGCCCGGGGAGACCGCCCGCCACCTGTGGGCGGCGCTCAGCGGCGGCGGCATCGGCCAGGACGAGGTGACGACGTACCAGATCATCTGGCAGATCCGTACCCCACGCGTGCTGCTGGCGGCCCTGGTCGGGGCCGGGCTCAGCGCGGTCGGCGTGGCGATCCAGGCCATGGTGCGCAACGCGTTGGCCGACCCCTTCGTCCTCGGCGTCTCGTCGGGCGCCTCCGTCGGCGCCGTCGCCGTAACGGTCACGGGCGGGCTCGCGGCCCTCGGCATCTACGCCGTCTCCGCCGGAGCCTTCGTCGGCGCGCTCGCCGCCTCGCTGCTGGTGTACGCCGCGTCCGCCAGCCGGGGCGCGCTCTCCCCCCTGCGACTCGTCCTGACCGGCGTGGCCATGTCGCTCGGTTTCCAGGCCGTGATGAGCCTGATCGTCTACTTCGCGCCGGACAGTGAGGCGACCAGCATGGTCCTGTACTGGACCATGGGCAGCTTCGGCGCCGCGACCTGGGGCTCGCTGCCCGTCGTGGCGGTGGTGGTCACGACCGGGCTCCTGGTCCTCCACCGGTACGGGCGGGTGATGGACGTCCTCGCCCTCGGCGACGAGACCGCGGCGAGCCTGGGCGTCGGCCCCGACCGGCACCGCAAGGGGCTGCTGGTACTCGTCTCCCTCGTCACCGGCGTCATGGTCGCCGTCAGCGGTGCCATCGCCTTCATCGGACTCGTCATGCCGCACGTGGTGCGCATGCTCGTCGGCGCCACCCACGCCCGCGTCCTCGCCGTGGCACCGCTGGCCGGAGCGATCTTCATGGTGTGGGTCGACCTGGCGGCCCGGACCGTGGTGGCCCCCCGGGAGCTGCCGCTCGGCGTCATCACCGCACTCGTGGGCGTGCCGGTCTTCATCGCCCTGATGCGCCGCAAGGGCTATACGTTCGGGGGGCGTTGA
- a CDS encoding ABC transporter ATP-binding protein, giving the protein MDLRLDGLSVVTDGKSLVRGLSLDVPDGQVVGLVGPNGSGKSTALRCVYRALRPSSGTIWVGERDLARLPLRQSARTIAAMTQDGAVDFDFTVEEVVALGRAPHLQGNQALSGRERELCERAMHQLDIGHLARRGVLTLSGGERQRVLLARALVQEPSILILDEPTNHLDVRHQVELLSLLRGSGLTVLVVLHDLNLAAAACDRLGVLSRGRLVASGTPADVLTTELVGDVFGVTASIVPHPLTGGPQLLYSLGSSR; this is encoded by the coding sequence ATGGATCTGAGGCTCGACGGACTCTCCGTCGTGACCGACGGCAAGAGCCTCGTGCGCGGCCTGTCCCTGGACGTGCCGGACGGGCAGGTCGTGGGTCTGGTCGGCCCGAACGGCAGTGGCAAGTCCACCGCGCTGCGGTGCGTGTACCGTGCCCTGCGTCCCAGCTCCGGAACCATCTGGGTGGGCGAGCGGGACCTGGCGCGGCTGCCGCTCCGCCAGAGCGCGCGGACCATCGCGGCGATGACCCAGGACGGCGCCGTCGACTTCGACTTCACGGTCGAGGAGGTGGTCGCACTCGGTCGCGCGCCCCATCTCCAGGGGAACCAGGCGCTCAGTGGCCGGGAGCGCGAACTGTGCGAGCGCGCGATGCACCAGCTCGACATCGGTCACCTCGCACGGCGGGGAGTCCTGACCCTGTCGGGCGGCGAGCGCCAGCGCGTCCTGCTGGCCCGCGCCCTCGTCCAGGAACCGAGCATCCTCATCCTGGACGAACCGACCAACCACCTCGACGTCCGCCACCAGGTCGAGCTGCTCTCGCTGCTGCGCGGGTCCGGCCTCACCGTCCTCGTAGTCCTGCACGACCTCAACCTGGCCGCGGCGGCCTGCGACCGCCTCGGCGTGCTGTCGCGGGGCCGCCTCGTCGCCTCGGGCACGCCCGCGGACGTCCTCACGACCGAACTGGTCGGCGACGTCTTCGGCGTGACGGCCAGCATCGTCCCGCACCCGCTCACGGGCGGTCCCCAACTCCTCTACTCGCTCGGCTCATCCCGGTGA
- a CDS encoding ABC transporter substrate-binding protein: MRRSPFPVPTRQRAALGSALVAALVLSGCGAEVEPDAKTSAEVTVKRCGEPVRYKVPERAVAYEAGSADKLFALGLTDHVHGYVMPPANPPVSESPYASEYAKVKMLSDDLLNKEVVVEAKSDFVVAGWNSGFKDERGITPAILDKLGIQSFMHTESCFNYPGYPEKVTPFEALYTDLERLGRIFRKEEKAKTVVDGLKERVEAVEAKAPADDPVPVFLYDSGTDQPFTAGNQVPPNDIIKSAGGRNVFDGLDERWTQVNWESVAESEPEVVVILDYGDLPAKKKIDFLKKSPHTKGLPAVRKNNFFVLDYNEGISGPRNIDGLEKFGAYLRRLAD, translated from the coding sequence ATGCGTAGAAGTCCCTTCCCCGTCCCGACCCGGCAGCGTGCGGCTCTCGGATCCGCCCTGGTGGCGGCGCTCGTGCTCAGCGGCTGCGGCGCCGAGGTCGAACCGGACGCCAAGACGTCCGCCGAGGTCACCGTCAAGCGCTGCGGTGAGCCGGTGCGGTACAAGGTCCCCGAGCGGGCCGTCGCCTACGAAGCCGGCAGCGCGGACAAGCTGTTCGCCCTCGGCCTGACCGATCACGTGCACGGCTACGTCATGCCGCCGGCCAACCCGCCGGTGAGCGAGTCCCCGTATGCGTCCGAGTACGCCAAGGTGAAGATGCTCAGCGACGACCTGCTCAACAAGGAGGTCGTCGTCGAGGCCAAGTCGGACTTCGTCGTCGCGGGCTGGAACTCCGGATTCAAGGACGAGCGGGGCATCACGCCGGCCATCCTGGACAAGCTCGGCATACAGAGCTTCATGCACACCGAGAGCTGCTTCAACTATCCCGGGTATCCGGAGAAGGTCACCCCCTTCGAGGCCCTCTACACCGACCTCGAACGGCTGGGCAGGATCTTCCGGAAAGAGGAGAAGGCCAAGACGGTGGTCGACGGCCTCAAGGAGCGCGTCGAGGCCGTCGAGGCCAAGGCTCCGGCGGATGACCCGGTCCCCGTCTTCCTCTACGACTCCGGAACCGACCAGCCGTTCACCGCGGGCAATCAGGTCCCGCCCAACGACATCATCAAGTCGGCGGGCGGCAGGAACGTCTTCGACGGACTCGACGAGCGCTGGACCCAGGTCAACTGGGAGTCGGTCGCCGAATCGGAGCCGGAGGTCGTCGTCATCCTCGACTACGGCGACCTGCCCGCGAAAAAGAAGATCGACTTCCTGAAGAAGTCTCCCCACACCAAGGGGCTCCCCGCCGTGCGGAAGAACAACTTCTTCGTCCTCGACTACAACGAGGGCATCAGCGGACCCCGCAACATCGACGGTCTGGAGAAGTTCGGCGCGTACCTGCGGCGGCTCGCGGACTGA